The following proteins come from a genomic window of Ammospiza nelsoni isolate bAmmNel1 chromosome 6, bAmmNel1.pri, whole genome shotgun sequence:
- the GSTZ1 gene encoding maleylacetoacetate isomerase isoform X3: protein MQSRPCGARSRRALSAGRDGDERRRRRILYSYFRSSCSWRVRIALALKGISYDLVPVNLIKDGGQQFSAEFKALNPMQQVPALKIDGITLSQSLAIINYLEETHPNPRLLPQDPKKRAQVRMIADHIASGIQPLQNLNVLKQMGEKKMEWAQNCIMSGFQALEQILQNTAGRYCVGDEVSMADLCLAPQVANAERFKVDMGPYPTITRINKALLELEAFKTSHPSRQPDTPAELRA from the exons ATGCAGTCCCGGCCGTGCGGTGCCCGCAGCCGCCGAGCCCTGAGCGCAGGCCGGGACGGCGAtgagcgccgccgccgccg AATACTTTACAGCTATTTCCGAAGTTCCTGTTCTTGGAGAGTGCGAATCG CACTGGCTCTGAAAGGAATTTCTTATGACCTGGTCCCAGTGAACCTCATTAAGGATGGAGGACAGCAG TTTTCTGCTGAATTCAAGGCACTGAATCCAATGCAGCAAGTCCCAGCCTTGAAAATTGATGGCATCACCCTTTCTCAGTCG CTAGCTATAATTAATTACCTAGAAGAGACACATCCTAACCCCAGGCTCCTGCCCCAAGATCCAAAGAAGAGAGCCCAAGTCAGAATGATCGCTGATCACATTGCCTCTGGCATTCAGCCACTCCAG AACCTGAATGTCCTGAAAcaaatgggggagaaaaaaatggaatggGCTCAGAACTGTATCATGTCTGGTTTTCAAG CACTGGAGCAGATTCTGCAGAACACTGCTGGACGCTACTGTGTGGGGGATGAA GTTTCCATGGCTGATCTGTGTTTAGCGCCTCAAGTTGCCAATGCTGAAAG ATTCAAAGTGGACATGGGTCCATATCCCACAATAACCAGAATAAATAAAGCTCTCTTGGAGTTAGAGGCCTTCAAAACAAGCCACCCTTCCCGGCAGCCAGATACTCCTGCAGAGCTGCGAGCTTGA
- the GSTZ1 gene encoding maleylacetoacetate isomerase isoform X1, protein MSAAAAAKPILYSYFRSSCSWRVRIALALKGISYDLVPVNLIKDGGQQFSAEFKALNPMQQVPALKIDGITLSQSLAIINYLEETHPNPRLLPQDPKKRAQVRMIADHIASGIQPLQNLNVLKQMGEKKMEWAQNCIMSGFQALEQILQNTAGRYCVGDEVSMADLCLAPQVANAERFKVDMGPYPTITRINKALLELEAFKTSHPSRQPDTPAELRA, encoded by the exons Atgagcgccgccgccgccgccaag CCAATACTTTACAGCTATTTCCGAAGTTCCTGTTCTTGGAGAGTGCGAATCG CACTGGCTCTGAAAGGAATTTCTTATGACCTGGTCCCAGTGAACCTCATTAAGGATGGAGGACAGCAG TTTTCTGCTGAATTCAAGGCACTGAATCCAATGCAGCAAGTCCCAGCCTTGAAAATTGATGGCATCACCCTTTCTCAGTCG CTAGCTATAATTAATTACCTAGAAGAGACACATCCTAACCCCAGGCTCCTGCCCCAAGATCCAAAGAAGAGAGCCCAAGTCAGAATGATCGCTGATCACATTGCCTCTGGCATTCAGCCACTCCAG AACCTGAATGTCCTGAAAcaaatgggggagaaaaaaatggaatggGCTCAGAACTGTATCATGTCTGGTTTTCAAG CACTGGAGCAGATTCTGCAGAACACTGCTGGACGCTACTGTGTGGGGGATGAA GTTTCCATGGCTGATCTGTGTTTAGCGCCTCAAGTTGCCAATGCTGAAAG ATTCAAAGTGGACATGGGTCCATATCCCACAATAACCAGAATAAATAAAGCTCTCTTGGAGTTAGAGGCCTTCAAAACAAGCCACCCTTCCCGGCAGCCAGATACTCCTGCAGAGCTGCGAGCTTGA
- the GSTZ1 gene encoding maleylacetoacetate isomerase isoform X2 — MASEKPILYSYFRSSCSWRVRIALALKGISYDLVPVNLIKDGGQQFSAEFKALNPMQQVPALKIDGITLSQSLAIINYLEETHPNPRLLPQDPKKRAQVRMIADHIASGIQPLQNLNVLKQMGEKKMEWAQNCIMSGFQALEQILQNTAGRYCVGDEVSMADLCLAPQVANAERFKVDMGPYPTITRINKALLELEAFKTSHPSRQPDTPAELRA, encoded by the exons ATGGCATCTGAAAAG CCAATACTTTACAGCTATTTCCGAAGTTCCTGTTCTTGGAGAGTGCGAATCG CACTGGCTCTGAAAGGAATTTCTTATGACCTGGTCCCAGTGAACCTCATTAAGGATGGAGGACAGCAG TTTTCTGCTGAATTCAAGGCACTGAATCCAATGCAGCAAGTCCCAGCCTTGAAAATTGATGGCATCACCCTTTCTCAGTCG CTAGCTATAATTAATTACCTAGAAGAGACACATCCTAACCCCAGGCTCCTGCCCCAAGATCCAAAGAAGAGAGCCCAAGTCAGAATGATCGCTGATCACATTGCCTCTGGCATTCAGCCACTCCAG AACCTGAATGTCCTGAAAcaaatgggggagaaaaaaatggaatggGCTCAGAACTGTATCATGTCTGGTTTTCAAG CACTGGAGCAGATTCTGCAGAACACTGCTGGACGCTACTGTGTGGGGGATGAA GTTTCCATGGCTGATCTGTGTTTAGCGCCTCAAGTTGCCAATGCTGAAAG ATTCAAAGTGGACATGGGTCCATATCCCACAATAACCAGAATAAATAAAGCTCTCTTGGAGTTAGAGGCCTTCAAAACAAGCCACCCTTCCCGGCAGCCAGATACTCCTGCAGAGCTGCGAGCTTGA
- the LOC132074043 gene encoding uncharacterized protein LOC132074043 isoform X2 has translation MGDWSCYSADTSIAVDVLVSSGIAPQRVGRLEPTRRSLVWEGDWRTDLFMASLKEMDKGNPVRLVLTVNGQLLRGVSSSTPVHPFLVPETSQSPVLPADDRTLGQDLEDPTEVKSQSSEVAARASRAVKEDIRPPLRTMVVPCALKPPAGKVESNEAWKKSPDQGTSPRVHFKKPRKVLFEPAASERDLDEEDLAVKELEGSPSPRWCHAMCLSDLGTAVLIGGEGVNQQSCRDALWKLEIDSDLWLPVGLQLQNAMPLCLHGHTATYDPDTKRIYIFGGIREDKDYSSIYILDTVTWKWLFVAAKGRIPVLAYHSATIYNKELFVFGGTFPRKASLAVAPCSNMLYVFNPEHEIWYQPISEGEKPLPRLGHSATLLKNKLVIFGGQRTSVYLSDMHILDLGFMEYTSVPLLAGQPSARSFHAALAVSDQKVLISGGCNARGALQDAFVFHLDTLSWSTVIHHDLCSVPRAGHTLLDLTPAHVMDMDKENKEEQKLHTVLVFGGSNSAGTFYNSTLKIQLDLG, from the exons ATGGGCGACTGGAGCTGTTACTCTGCGGACACGAGCATCGCCGTGGATGTGCTGGTGTCCTCAGGCATTGCCCCACAGCGGGTCGGCAGGCTGGAGCCCACCCGCAG GTCTCTGGTGTGGGAAGGCGACTGGAGAACAGATCTTTTCATGGCCTCGTTGAAAGAGATGGACAAAGGCAACCCTGTGAGGCTTGTTCTGACTGTCAATGGACAG ctgctccgaGGTGTCTCCAGCAGTACACCTGTCCATCCCTTCCTTGTACCAGAGACCAGCCAGTCACCAGTGCTTCCAGCAGATGATAGGACCCTTGGCCAGGACCTGGAGGATCCTACTGAG GTTAAGAGTCAGAGCTCAGAGGTGGCTGCCAGAGCATCCAGGGCTGTGAAGGAGGACATCCGGCCACCGCTGAGGACCATGGTGGTACCCTGTGCTCTGAAGCCCCCAGCTGGAAAGGTGGAATCCAATGAGGCCTGGAAGAAGAGTCCTGACCAAGGAACATCACCAAGAGTCCACTTCAAAAAGCCCAGAAAGGTTTTATTTGAACCCGCAGCATCTGAGAGAGATCTTGATGAAGAAG ATCTGGCAGTGAAGGAGTTGGAAG GCAGTCCCAGCCCTCGGTGGTGCCATGCCATGTGCCTCAGTGACCTGGGGACAGCTGTTCTCATTGGTGGAGAAGGTGTCAATCAACAgtcctgcagggatgctctcTGGAAGCTGGAAATTG ACAGTGATTTATGGCTTCCGGTGGGTCTCCAGCTACAGAATGCCATGCCATTGTGCTTGCATGGTCACACAGCCACCTACGACCCTGACACCAAGCGGATCTACATCTTTGGGGGCATAAGGGAGGACAAAGACTACAGCAGCATTTACATTCTGGACACAGTCACCTGGAAATGGCTCTTTGTGGCT GCTAAAGGGAGGATACCAGTGCTCGCCTACCACAGTGCAACTATCTACAACAAGGAGCTCTTTGTTTTTGGAGGAACTTTCCCCAGAAAGGCATCGCTGGCAGTTGCACCCTGCAGCAATATGCTCTATGTCTTCAATCCAGAGCATGAAATTTGGTATCAGCCCATTTCAGAAGGGGAGAAGCCTCTTCCTAGACTTGG GCATTCAGCTACTCTATTGAAAAACAAGCTGGTGATTTTTGGGGGTCAGAGGACTTCTGTCTACCTCAGTGACATGCACATTCTGGATCTGG GTTTCATGGAGTACACATCAGTCCCCCTCCTGGCAGGACAGCCTTCTGCACGTAG CTTTcatgcagctctggctgtgtcgGACCAGAAGGTTCTGATCAGTGGAGGCTGCAATGCCAGAGGAGCCTTGCAAGATGCCTTTGTCTTCCACCTAG ACACTCTTTCATGGAGCACAGTGATCCACCACGACCTCTGCTCTGTTCCCCGAGCTGGCCACACACTGCTTGACCTGACTCCTGCCCACGTGATGGATATGGACAAGGAGAACAAAGAGGAGCAGAAGCTGCACACGGTGTTGGTCTTTGGGGGCTCCAACAGTGCTGGGACCTTTTATAACAGCACCCTCAAGATCCAGCTGGACCTAGGGTAA
- the LOC132074043 gene encoding uncharacterized protein LOC132074043 isoform X1 has protein sequence MGDWSCYSADTSIAVDVLVSSGIAPQRVGRLEPTRRSLVWEGDWRTDLFMASLKEMDKGNPVRLVLTVNGQLLRGVSSSTPVHPFLVPETSQSPVLPADDRTLGQDLEDPTEGLMSQVKSQSSEVAARASRAVKEDIRPPLRTMVVPCALKPPAGKVESNEAWKKSPDQGTSPRVHFKKPRKVLFEPAASERDLDEEDLAVKELEGSPSPRWCHAMCLSDLGTAVLIGGEGVNQQSCRDALWKLEIDSDLWLPVGLQLQNAMPLCLHGHTATYDPDTKRIYIFGGIREDKDYSSIYILDTVTWKWLFVAAKGRIPVLAYHSATIYNKELFVFGGTFPRKASLAVAPCSNMLYVFNPEHEIWYQPISEGEKPLPRLGHSATLLKNKLVIFGGQRTSVYLSDMHILDLGFMEYTSVPLLAGQPSARSFHAALAVSDQKVLISGGCNARGALQDAFVFHLDTLSWSTVIHHDLCSVPRAGHTLLDLTPAHVMDMDKENKEEQKLHTVLVFGGSNSAGTFYNSTLKIQLDLG, from the exons ATGGGCGACTGGAGCTGTTACTCTGCGGACACGAGCATCGCCGTGGATGTGCTGGTGTCCTCAGGCATTGCCCCACAGCGGGTCGGCAGGCTGGAGCCCACCCGCAG GTCTCTGGTGTGGGAAGGCGACTGGAGAACAGATCTTTTCATGGCCTCGTTGAAAGAGATGGACAAAGGCAACCCTGTGAGGCTTGTTCTGACTGTCAATGGACAG ctgctccgaGGTGTCTCCAGCAGTACACCTGTCCATCCCTTCCTTGTACCAGAGACCAGCCAGTCACCAGTGCTTCCAGCAGATGATAGGACCCTTGGCCAGGACCTGGAGGATCCTACTGAG GGGCTCATGTCACAGGTTAAGAGTCAGAGCTCAGAGGTGGCTGCCAGAGCATCCAGGGCTGTGAAGGAGGACATCCGGCCACCGCTGAGGACCATGGTGGTACCCTGTGCTCTGAAGCCCCCAGCTGGAAAGGTGGAATCCAATGAGGCCTGGAAGAAGAGTCCTGACCAAGGAACATCACCAAGAGTCCACTTCAAAAAGCCCAGAAAGGTTTTATTTGAACCCGCAGCATCTGAGAGAGATCTTGATGAAGAAG ATCTGGCAGTGAAGGAGTTGGAAG GCAGTCCCAGCCCTCGGTGGTGCCATGCCATGTGCCTCAGTGACCTGGGGACAGCTGTTCTCATTGGTGGAGAAGGTGTCAATCAACAgtcctgcagggatgctctcTGGAAGCTGGAAATTG ACAGTGATTTATGGCTTCCGGTGGGTCTCCAGCTACAGAATGCCATGCCATTGTGCTTGCATGGTCACACAGCCACCTACGACCCTGACACCAAGCGGATCTACATCTTTGGGGGCATAAGGGAGGACAAAGACTACAGCAGCATTTACATTCTGGACACAGTCACCTGGAAATGGCTCTTTGTGGCT GCTAAAGGGAGGATACCAGTGCTCGCCTACCACAGTGCAACTATCTACAACAAGGAGCTCTTTGTTTTTGGAGGAACTTTCCCCAGAAAGGCATCGCTGGCAGTTGCACCCTGCAGCAATATGCTCTATGTCTTCAATCCAGAGCATGAAATTTGGTATCAGCCCATTTCAGAAGGGGAGAAGCCTCTTCCTAGACTTGG GCATTCAGCTACTCTATTGAAAAACAAGCTGGTGATTTTTGGGGGTCAGAGGACTTCTGTCTACCTCAGTGACATGCACATTCTGGATCTGG GTTTCATGGAGTACACATCAGTCCCCCTCCTGGCAGGACAGCCTTCTGCACGTAG CTTTcatgcagctctggctgtgtcgGACCAGAAGGTTCTGATCAGTGGAGGCTGCAATGCCAGAGGAGCCTTGCAAGATGCCTTTGTCTTCCACCTAG ACACTCTTTCATGGAGCACAGTGATCCACCACGACCTCTGCTCTGTTCCCCGAGCTGGCCACACACTGCTTGACCTGACTCCTGCCCACGTGATGGATATGGACAAGGAGAACAAAGAGGAGCAGAAGCTGCACACGGTGTTGGTCTTTGGGGGCTCCAACAGTGCTGGGACCTTTTATAACAGCACCCTCAAGATCCAGCTGGACCTAGGGTAA